GCCGTGTTTGCGGTGACGGGCACCTTAGCGGCGTGGCGGAATCAAATGGATGGTTTTGCCGTAATCGTTTTAGCCAGTGTTACGGCTATTGGTGGTGGAACTTTGCGCGACTTATTACTGGGCGTACCGGTAATTTGGATTAATGATAATAGCTATTTTTACGCCATTTTTATTGCCGCTGTTGGCACTATATTATTACTGCGCAACCGGTTAACGGTGCCGCATAATACCTTACAAATAGCCGATGCTTTTGGTTTAGCGGTGTTTGTTATTACCGGAACGCAAAAATCCCTTGACCATGGTACTTCAGTGATGGTGGCTATCTTATTAGGCACTATGAGCGGAGTCTGTGGAGGCATGATCCGTGATGTATTATGCCGCGAAATTCCGATGGTATTTCGCGGTGAATTGTACGCCATAACTTGCATTTTAGCCGGTGTACTTTACACCAGTTTATTAGCGCTTGGGGTAGAGCAGTTGCAAGCGATGGTTATTGCAATGTTTAGTTTATTGCTGTTTCGTACCGCCTCTATCAAGTGGAAATTAACCATACCGGTATTTGGCAAACATCATAATGATTTAGGCGAGCCATAAAAAAAGCCAGCTAAGCTGGCTTTTTTAATTAACAGCAGACTAATCTGCTTTATTGAGCGGTTTTTCTACGACGTAATCTTAAACTTAAGCCGAATAAACCTAGTGAAAATAAGGCTAGTGTAGCTGGCGCTGGGATTGTCTCACCAATTGGTGGTAAGCCGATGTTAGCAAAACCCCAACCATACGTTACCGTACCATCATTATCATAAGTGTACGAATAAGCTTCAATGCCTACGCTGGTAAACGCACTTAATAAGCTTGCAGTACTAAAAGCAGCACCTATATAGGTATCAAAACTAACAGATTCACCGGCTAGTAAATCACCAAAGCCAAGAATAAAATAAGCACCTAAATCGCCAGCTTGATCTATAGCATTAGTATCAGCCATAGAGCCTCGAGTTACCATTGGATCGGGTTCATCAAATGGGTCAAAAGAGGTGTGAAGTACCTTACTTCCGGGCGCACCCGCGCCACCAGGGCCGGCATAAATGGTCGTGAAGTCATCAGTGAAGTGTCCGGGTGGTACGTCCCAATCTAAAGTACGGGCATAACGAACATCGGTAACTGCGGCTGCAGTATCATTAAATATCTGTACATTAACGCCAAATAAACTCCCCGCTGCTGCGGAAGAGTAAGTATGGACGATCCTTAATCCGCTAGTTAAAATTACCGTAGAGACTGCATCGGTAAGGCTTGTACTGCTAAACATCGCAGATGCAATGCCAGAGGTAGCGCCACCATAAGTATAGCTACCGGTGCC
The sequence above is drawn from the Rheinheimera salexigens genome and encodes:
- a CDS encoding trimeric intracellular cation channel family protein, translating into MSMELYFHWFDLFGIAVFAVTGTLAAWRNQMDGFAVIVLASVTAIGGGTLRDLLLGVPVIWINDNSYFYAIFIAAVGTILLLRNRLTVPHNTLQIADAFGLAVFVITGTQKSLDHGTSVMVAILLGTMSGVCGGMIRDVLCREIPMVFRGELYAITCILAGVLYTSLLALGVEQLQAMVIAMFSLLLFRTASIKWKLTIPVFGKHHNDLGEP
- a CDS encoding PEP-CTERM sorting domain-containing protein is translated as MKTNKSILLSCVAAGLLGISSMAQAGLVLDTGALTMGVDDNGGLGFGGVGIALTGGPGDAITPGCLCEGWGAASDGTGSYTYGGATSGIASAMFSSTSLTDAVSTVILTSGLRIVHTYSSAAAGSLFGVNVQIFNDTAAAVTDVRYARTLDWDVPPGHFTDDFTTIYAGPGGAGAPGSKVLHTSFDPFDEPDPMVTRGSMADTNAIDQAGDLGAYFILGFGDLLAGESVSFDTYIGAAFSTASLLSAFTSVGIEAYSYTYDNDGTVTYGWGFANIGLPPIGETIPAPATLALFSLGLFGLSLRLRRRKTAQ